In the genome of Columba livia isolate bColLiv1 breed racing homer chromosome 1, bColLiv1.pat.W.v2, whole genome shotgun sequence, the window ttttattttttgtttcttcttctttttttttttttttccatttacctCCCTCTCCTTGGgcctcccctcctccttctaAATAGGAGATGTCCTCAGGACAGCGCCCAGGAGACTGGCTGGAATCAGTTTTGGAGGGTGATGCAGCGCGACAGCTAAAAGTTGGATAGGGTTTCAGCAGCTCCTATATAAAGCAGGGGGGACTTATGTCACTGCACTAATTAAATTCCATCTGGGTTGCTCCTCGGGGTGTTTTTGAGCCTGCCACCCAACTCCAGCAGGCAGAGAGGCCAAGGGACAGCATGATGATGGACCTTTTTGAAACTGGCTCCTATTTCTTCTACTTGGATGGGGAGAATGGAGCTCTACAGCAGCTGGAGATGGCAGAGGGATCCCCACTGTACCCAGGCAGCGATGGCACCTTGTCCCCCTGTCAGGACCAAATGCCGCCAGAagccagcagtgacagcagtgGAGAGGAGCATGTGCTGGCACCCCCGGGACTACAACCCCCTCACTGCCCCGGCCAGTGTTTGATCTGGGCTTGTAAAACCTGCAAGAGAAAGTCGGCCCCCACGGACAGACGGAAAGCAGCCACCCTACGGGAAAGGAGGAGACTGAAGAAGATAAACGAAGCCTTCGAGGCTTTGAAAAGGCGGACTGTGGCGAACCCCAACCAGAGGCTGCCCAAGGTGGAGATCCTGAGGAGCGCCATCAGCTACATCGAGCGGCTGCAGGACCTCTTGCACAGGCTGGATCAGCAGGAGAAAATGCAGGAGATCGGGGGGGACCCCTTCAGCTTCAGCCCCAAGCAGGGAAATGTAAGCGCTGCCGCCTCAGTCCCCCCGCTGGCCTGGCACCCAGCGCCGAAACCGCCGCGCCCGTCCCCTGCCGTCCCGTCCGCTCCTCCTCGGCGCGGCCTCTGCGGCGGCCGGGCAGGCTGGCGGGCGCGGAGGGGGCTCCTGGAGGAACGTCCGAGCTCCCCGGGCCTCCAACGGGGAGCTGGGGACCGTACCGAGGAGCCGCAGTCCACCTTACTAACCCCCCTCTTCaccccgtgtgtccccccctcccctcctcatcccggtgtgtgtgtatgtgccgCAGATCCCCGGTTCAGACTTCCTGAGCACCTGCAGCTCCGACTGGCAAAGCGTTTCTGACCATTCCCGAGCCCTTGGAGTCGGCAGCCCCAAGGAAGGTAATTCGCACCGCGGCCGCCGTTCTGCGTGTGCGCGGCGGAGCggccgcggccgggccgggctcaCCCGCCGCTGCCGCTCGCCCTTCCCTCGCCCTCACGGTCTCTCACCCGCGAACCCTGCGAGGAGGAAGGGTCTGCTCTTGTAATCCCTTTTCTCTCGTTGAAGCAGGAGGCTCCATCGTCGACTCGTCGGCCTCCAGCAGCCTCCGCTGTCCATAGTGGACAGTATTTCTTCCGACGAGCCCAAACTGCCCAGCGTGGAGGAAGTGGTGGAGAAATGAACCCGGTTGCTCTTGGTAGTATGTTAAACGGAGATGGAGCCCCCACCCCTTTCCCTCTAAACTAAGTAATGAAGCAAATTAACGCAGTGGAAAGCGCAGGCAGAGGCCTTGTTAAGGTCGAGTCAAGGTACACCACCCCATAGAAAATGGCTCTCACTGACTCGAGTCAAACAGaccttccccttttttctttactccttcccccaccccccgagttttcttttctttaaattgtgTTGCATAGaccatctctctctcttttttttttttttttttaatttaatatactTACCTGTGTACCGGTGATCGGCTTTGTCTGAGATTCACCGGAAAGTTCATTCCTGAGTGAAGCTGTTGATTGCGTTTTGTGTTAGTCGTATTTAAACGGTTCCCGCCTCATTTCGTTCCTGTAAATAATTTTAGTACTGTCTTTTCTTTTGTAAAcataacaaatatatatatttaaatggtGGAATGTGATATTGTATATAAGAACAGACGGGTTTCTTGGATTCTAAAATAAAGCTCTTTGTGTTACAGTGTTTCTCCCCCCCTCGTAATTCAGTAATAACCCGATCCCGGAGTTAAAACTCGCCACCGACTTCAGCGAGATCAAGCCCGGAGGAGTCAGACATGTGTGGCCGAGACACGACCCGTGGTGACAGGGAGGCAGCACTCgggataatttttttccttcgtTTTCTTCCCTAAGGAGCGTCTCTCCTTATCTAGGGCCGCACCCGCGGGGTTAATTACCCGTCTCCCCGATCCGATCCCGGGGAGGCCGGGCAGGCACGGGTGGATGCCCTGTCAGGAGGACCCGCAGCTTGTCCGGCCTCCCGCAGCTTCGCGGCCCGTTTTCCCGTCGTGCTTGCGGGAGGAGCGTCCGCCCCTGGAGAACGGTACTGCTCCCCAAAATGTGCGGCAGTGCCACTTGCGTGGCCGGGCTGCTTCTTCGGCCTTGTCCTGGACATGGTGGGTGAGCTTAGAAAGGTGAAGCGCGAAGAGCCTCCCTCTGGGCCCCCTCCCAGCACGTCTCACCTTTTCGTCTCGGCACCGGAGGACTTGAACCCAGACCTTTTCTGCGGCTAAATTGATGGGCCTGCTACCCTAACGGGGCAGCGACAGGTTCTGACAGGAGCCCGCGCCCTTGGGGGCTGGGGGCTGAGATTTCTTCCCAGGAAAGATAACTCCCCTTGACTTTCTTGAGCCTGAGAGAGAAGAGAATGGGTTCCCTCAGGGAGGAAAGAGTTAAGCTGCCGAAAACGGGTTGGGGGGCGTGGGTGTCTTTTACAACATATGAAGCCTTTCACTCAGTGATGTGAAAAAACACGGCCTCTCTGAGGATGGTGGAGTGGGGCTGCTCACAGTCAGAGCGTTACGGTTTTTAACAGATTGTTTATTCCCCGGGAAGGGGCGACCACCAGGAAACTGCACACTCTGCCCTGCACACACACGGGGCTCGCCGGAGAGTTGACAAAAGCAAAGGGACCCTACTACAACTCTGCCCGCGGGCGCTCTCCCCGCCAGCCTTAACCcttgatttatattttgtttttgttttttgaaaggTCACAGCCACGTTTCTGAAAGGTCTCCCCCTTCCCGGCCGGCTCGGGCGCGGGTGCGTCCGTCTGAAGGGGAAGCTTTGGAAAGAGACCTGTCCCGAGAGCCGGCTCTGCCACCGCCGtgccctccttcctccctttctgtGCCACCGCGGCCAGCCTGGCTGGATTAAACAGTTAAGTACTCGCTCTGATCTCTGTTGTAAAGAGGAATTGCGGGGGCACAGTGCGGTGGGCACGTAGTGATACGACAGTTTCCCCCACTTTTCTCCTTTCAAGAAAACCCTTCGCCTCAGGGAACGCTCGGGCTCTTCAGAAAGCTGCGCTTCGGGGAGCACGGGTTCTCGCATGTAACGTCTATTCTTGGTCAAAGAGCGAAGATGTCATAGTTTGCTTCTGTAGCGAAGGGAACTGATCAGCAATAGAGTACGTCAGATCAGGTTCGCAGTTCGCCGCATTCCTTAACCAATTCGTTTCGATCCCCGCCGGGTCAGAGAGAAGGGGTACACGCACTTGATACGCCCGATGTAGCACCGACCAAACGAAGCCCCGTAGGACCCACTTTCCGCAGCGGGGCATGAGCGGTGTTGAAGCAGCCCCGAAACCGCAGTGTCACGCCAGCACCCCACTCTCAGGTTTGTCCTCAACCCCAGCATTAGCCCGTCCGCCCGGTAGGACCCACACGGCAGGGTCTCCTCCAGCACCAGGGTAACCTGAGAGATTGTTTGGACTAAGTTTGCCTaaagaaggggtttttttcattaaataaagaaaatacctcCCGAAGACACTCTCCGTGACCCCCGCCGCTGCGGCTGACGTGCCGGGCTTCCCAGTGAAGGTCCTCAGTGTGTTTGcaattaaaatgtttgtgtttgatATTAATAACGATAATCTTTACTTAAGCCCCAAGCCAAAGCAAACAGGGGCCTGGAATCACAAAATCAAAGGGTAATAACTGGGTAAGGACATGAGGTTTGTGATTTAATTAAGTCTTTTTCCGGAGGGGCCACGCAGAAAGTCGTCGAAGTTTTTACACGAATGCAAGTGccccctcctgctccctcttTCCCGCTGCCGTTTATTTAACGCGAGGGACGCGGGCCGGCGCTCTGCTGCCAGAAAGCCCGTGGTGAACATCGGCCTCCCTCGCCTCCGCTTAGCCAGGGAGCCACCTGCTCGCTCCCCCGGGGCAGTCCCACACCGCCACCCGCCCCAGGTGCCTGCGGGGCCGGGCAGCCACGGGTTGGGGAGAAGGGGTATCTTCAGTGCCGCTGCCTCGTCACGGCTCCCCACCGAAATGAGGAGTGTTtaaagcctatttttttttattgtgcgTCTGTATTTTCCTCCGTGAAACGGCCCGCTACTCGGAGAAGGAGGCGGGCAGCCGGCAGTAGGCTTTGTTTTCTGAGGTGGAAGGCGAGGCAGGCAGGCGTCGACCCACCAGATATTTCCACGGGCAAAATTCCTGCTTCGATGGCTGCTGCCTTGGGGAACCCATACGATTTTTCCAGAGCTTCCACGTTTCACTGGAGAATGAGCTGGGAAATGGGAGCAGGGGGGCAAGAGAGGGAGGAGGTTGAATAATTGAACCATGTGCTCTCTGGGACGTCCCTCCGATAGCAGGAACTAGCAACTTTTCCCAGTCTCAAGGCTGCTAAAAAACCCCTCGTGTCCCTTTGATCTCTCCTGGGAGTCCCAGAGTGCCAGCAGAGGCCAATGCCTTCTTCAGCTGTCTTCTATACAAATCCCCCTGGCAGGTACTAATGTGTTTACTTAGGTGCGTACGGTTCCCAGCGCTGGGGGGAACCAAACGTTTCTCACACGGCTGGAAGCGCCCGGGCCACAACAGCCCAACTGGGAAACAGTTTTGCTGCCGGGGCGGCCGTCGGCACCCACCGACCGCCGGAAGGAAGAGGCAGGGGGCGAAATCGGCTGCGAAATCCCTTGTGTCGGGCGGCTCCGACACCGCAGGCaccattaaataaaatacaccCCTAAAAAACGCTCTGTCTGCCGCTTGCTGTTCGGCACTGGGGCCCGGGCATTTACTCCGACGAGGCCGGGAAACCACGGAGTGCTTTGGAGAAGTGTGGGTGCGCCCCGAGGGCGCTCCGCAAGGGCGGGCACGACGGGGCCGTTCAGGTGGGTCCCAAACACCTCTCACCCCCCGGGCCGGTGACTTATGGTTTCGGTcggattttctttgtttaaatagAAAGTCATGGGGCTTGGAAAAAGATTGCACGCTCTGGAAACGGTCCCCACATGGGACTGAATCGCTCCAGATATAGGCACAGCACGGCAATTGTTGCGGAGCGGGCTGGGGTGAGGAACAATCATTTAAAGAGGTCCTAACATGTTCACCATTTTCTCCCTGCCCATCTCCAGGCGCAGTGTCTGGTGCTCGGACTATTCCGGCTTTCCGGGCTTGAGCCTCCTGACTCCTGAAATACAGCACTATTCCCCCCTCCCTCGTCGACCCCCGCCCCGAGCAGCCTCATTAGCCAGCCTTGTAGTTTatgttttctctcccctttcttcagTTCTACTCGCCTACTGCACTTTTGCAAATTTGTTTTGAGATCACTTTACCAGAGGAGCCAGGGGCTCTTAGGGGATACCAATTACggacttttttcttcctgagtgACAGGCTGTTCcatcctttcttccccttctcccaaaatattcaaggaaaaaaagaaacatattttcctgTGTCCTCAAATACTTTTGGGGAAGGGCATATTTCTTAACAACCCCAGCCCCGCTAGATTAGGAGTTAAAGCTGCCAGCTAAAGCTCTGCACGCCAGAAGGAGTTGGCATTGTGCACCGGGAGATCCACTGTGCATGCTTGGAGAGAAACCGCTGAAAGGTGATCAGAACTGCAACCGGCACTTTAAAGATCAAGTTTATTT includes:
- the MYF6 gene encoding myogenic factor 6 isoform X1; translation: MMMDLFETGSYFFYLDGENGALQQLEMAEGSPLYPGSDGTLSPCQDQMPPEASSDSSGEEHVLAPPGLQPPHCPGQCLIWACKTCKRKSAPTDRRKAATLRERRRLKKINEAFEALKRRTVANPNQRLPKVEILRSAISYIERLQDLLHRLDQQEKMQEIGGDPFSFSPKQGNIPGSDFLSTCSSDWQSVSDHSRALGVGSPKEAGGSIVDSSASSSLRCP
- the MYF6 gene encoding myogenic factor 6 isoform X2; amino-acid sequence: MMMDLFETGSYFFYLDGENGALQQLEMAEGSPLYPGSDGTLSPCQDQMPPEASSDSSGEEHVLAPPGLQPPHCPGQCLIWACKTCKRKSAPTDRRKAATLRERRRLKKINEAFEALKRRTVANPNQRLPKVEILRSAISYIERLQDLLHRLDQQEKMQEIGGDPFSFSPKQGNIPGSDFLSTCSSDWQSVSDHSRALGVGSPKEGGSIVDSSASSSLRCP